In Primulina huaijiensis isolate GDHJ02 chromosome 4, ASM1229523v2, whole genome shotgun sequence, the DNA window aaaaacaatgTTTAAATTGACAAATAAATTCCTAGACATGAATATTGTATTTACACAATCAAGAAGAATAaagaacatgaaaaatataataaaagttGAAATATGGAATGAAAATGatgtgaaatatttgaaagtagaaaaaaaaaagactagaATGCTTGAATTAAAGCTTGAATTTTGTGAATTGTTTGCAAGTTTGGGTTATGTGAGTTGTGTTCTTTTCTTCCTAAACAATTTCATTCGGAAAATAAGgtataaaagatttattttgtgAATTCATTGATATATAGTATTGGTCTGCATTGATTATATTAATTATCTTTAATTTCCCATAAATTTCAACTCACTCATTAGTTTGATAATCTGGCCTGAACACCTGaagaatatatatatgatcatatatatatatacatacatatatgtatactAAACATTTagtgaaggaaaaaaattattcaaattaaaaacacACATACATGCACGTATGCGTACTAGGTTCGTtcgtaaaattttgaaatacaaTTAGTACATGAAAAGGCTAGCAGATTAAACATGCATGCATGTATGTTTAATAAGTTAGCTACTAAACAGATTATTTATAAGGTGAactaattttcaagaaaatacaCGAACATTGATGGTAACACAGCAAGCTGTAGCATCAGAAGCAGTCAGAGCCGTAGGAGTTTTGGAGAATGACTGCTTCTGATGTTACAGAAAATCAGAAGGGGTACTACTCGACGATGCATTTCCGGCAGTGCCGATCGATCGGAAAGTCAGAAGCCACCGCCAAGAGCAGGTGGCGGCGGGGCCCAGTAATCGGCTCCGATGATATTGTCATTTCCAACATGTTGAGTGCAAGAGATGGAAACCAGGCAAAGCCCTCTACTTCTCAAATCCTTCAGTCCTCCTAGGTCTTGTGACTCCTGTATgtaaattaatcaattaatctaATTTTGAATGTCGCGAAATAGATTAATATAGTTTTAGTGAAAAACCATAGTTTAAATATACAAACTCTATGTTAATAAATGAATAAACTTCAATAATCTTCGTATTGTTCTAAGTAAACCGGAGCATAAAAAGAATAAATGCTTGTTTTTTCACAGACAATTTTATCTTTTAGAACAAATAATAtactaatttaataattaattaattaaattcctCTTTATTAGGTAATTTATGGATCCAATAAAGCATACCTGGCTAGGCTCTTCGTGAAATAAACAATTTCTTTCTTGAACCTAGCGAAAAAGAAATCAACTTTCTTGaaaatcatattattatattcgggaaaaaaatcaaattattcgACATTCCCATTCCTATTTAGCAACACAGTGTATGCTGTGAAATTTGTGCGTGTGAAAAATCTCTGTCTCGCATTGGAAAATgtgtaaaaatgtttttatatgaGCAACANATTGTGCCCAAAtacgaattttatttttttaaaatatattaaatagtcATTTCAACTGAATCATTAAATATGTTACCATTCTAAGATTACTTGCACAATGCTGTGAGGTATTTCCTGAAGTACTGCGCATATATGGAGAGCTTAGCGCCTgtatttcccaaaaaaaaaaaggaaaggaaaagagATTATATAATTTGTTCTAAAACTTTTAACTGTTCAATGGGATGTTACTTACCATTCCAAtttaattctaacatgaaagaaaaacaaatagtTCCAAGAAAGGTTGGTACTAGAATTCGCTGAAATGAAACAACATGCATTCACTGATATTTTTTAGCTAAAATTAAGAATAATTATAAGGAAAAATGGAAAGAGCGAAATAATATTACCTCAATTTGACTCTGAAGGAATCTAATGTAACCAATGGCTTCTGACAAGACAGAGGCAGTGTCAGTCTGCAAAAGAGAAACATGCCACAACACCCCccaaagttatttttatcaaAGCTCTACTTTAATTTCAAAAGACAACCCTAGATGGTGAGAGAAATAAAGTTTAAATAAAAGAGgaatatttttggtatttttggGTTATTTTTGTATGTGTGATTTGGTTTTCTTTATGGGCTTATGCTAATAAAACCAGATTTTTTGCTTTTGCAcagttttatttatgttttaattagtATTCATTTAACAGCATTTAAAGTAAATGAAGGTTGTTATGAAGtgataataagtttttttacaGTAGAGATATAAACAAGTTGGTGGGATTTCATTTACCTTTCCAAATGGAGAAACAATTTGGTGGAGGGCTGTAATTCTATCTCCTAACTTCTCCTTTCTCACCTGTgtaaaatttgtgaaatttgCATAGAATTTGAGTTCGGTATTTTTCTCAAGAATCTGATGGATTAACTATAAATGAAACCAAGAATTAAAATTTAACCATTATTGTTCCATTGCAATCAGATGGTGTATTTTTGAGAAAGAGAGAGATTCCTGACCTTCAAAGCTGGTTGAGATGAAGACTGTTGAACCCTAGCCTTCTTAGATACCCCACCAGTCCCAGTGCTGTTGCACTTTTGACAAAGGAAACATAAAAGAATAGCAATCAAGAAGACAAGCCATGGAGGAGAATCTTACAGCTAAAAAACTATATTTTCGCGTAAGaataatacaaatttttttgaagggttctttgtaaagcatgtgtttaataattaaatcatagTAGCGTGCAAAGAAAATCATAAAGTTCGTTGCTTTATGTGTTTTCATGTGGTAATAACGAGTCTTTGGACATTAAAgatctcttcttctttttttccacAATTTATTACCCCAAGTGTTCATACACACACTCCAGTTATGATCAGAAATAGAGGATTCATCTATATAATTAACACATAATCATAATGGTTTCACAGACATAATAATCGAGCTAAAGACTTTGAATCCTGAAATAATCTTATGGATTCCTTACGTTTTTCGTTAACTGATATTTTTAGAAACATGCATAAGGTTAGTACATCAGGTAGTTGTTTCTCCAGAGTCTAATTCATGTGTGCGTATCTATCTACctgtatgtatgtatatccaTCTTGCTTAATTTCTTACCTCAGATGAATGCTCTTGATTATGCCGATTATTCTTTCCCTCCGTGGTGGCTGCTGACCCCTTCCCACCGGAGAAATTCAACAAGCTGTTACTCAAATTTGTAATACAAGACGTGGGAGAAGAAACAGGCATGACTTGATGATGTGCCCAACTAGAATTAGATGTCTGTGAATTATTGGCCTGAAAATGATCATAATCTAGATGCCCAGGAAAAAGATGGCAACTGTTGGCCTGAGAAACTTCTTGCTTCACATCAAGATTAATAGCACAATCCCTTGTAAAAGTTGGGTTCAAATTCAAAACTTGGTCTTCCCAATTCTCCAACTTCTTTTGCTGCAGAAAAAGACTTCCAGCAAACCTGTTTTCCTCTTCATTACCAGATAATCCACCTCTGACCATGTTCAAAATACATAAATTCACCGGAATTAACAAGTAATATCAccaatacatacatatatgtaccagtaaaaattaaacaatttGTTCTTAGATATGTACTATAGCCAAGAAGCATGGATACATGgggtaaatattaaaaaattttataataaggcTGCTAAGATTCACATGAAAAAGCTGTTAAAGCTAAACGTACAGATTTAAAAACAGGAGTGTGCAAATAGGATAAGCTGATACCAGCTAAGAAGTACTAGctaattagtaattaaagaATAAGATTCTGCGAATCCATATACGTTATACATCCACAGAACTTAGAGATCGATATTAAAAGGTTCTGTAACAAATTTATTCAATTGTTCGTCTAAAAAGAGAAGTAGAGAAATTTACAGAAGAAGTTGGCTCCAAGACCTAACAGGAAAATCTTGTTCAGGATGATGATGATCAGATTCAGAAGGGTTGGAAGAAACTGAGGAAATATTAGAGCCATATACAAACTGAGAAAACTGTGGATGCATGCCATTCATGCTCCACCAGTTAGGGTTTCCGGCCATCATTTGTCACTAAAAACTAGCAAAACTCACCACCAAAACTAAccaaaattcttcaaatttttaaaagaaaatgaaacccTTTTTCTTAATCTAGCACTCTCGatctttgttgttttttttcttcttcaaaatcTATCTATTTTTTCTCTCTCCATCTCTCTGACATCCTCTTTGTTTTGGCACCAAAACGAGGCTTTGTTTGAAGCTTCAGAATTTTGGTATGCTTTCTCAGAAGAGGTTGAAGAAACCCCATGTCTTTATCAAATAAGAGTATTTTATACTTGTGGGGTTGGGGAAGCCTTTTGTTTGTTTCCTCACCCttcaatctttattttttttcaattttatttattttattatatatatgttgtctttttatatatttttgcttTAACTTTGTCATAAAGTGGGACAGAAAAAGCTGATGGGGAGTGTTTTCAGGCCAAAAAACAAAGGACCGTGGAGCTTATTTCCTTGAATTGGGGTGCTAACTATGAATTGCTAGTGATATAGGTTAAATTTATGCTTAgattcatatataatataatgttttatCATCAAATTACTTCAATGAAAAATCTTAAATTCCATATATATAATCCTCTCTCGTCTACAATGTGAGGGAGGCCGGAGTTCGATCGAATCCCACGGGGTAAGGGATGGAGCCGTGGTTGCACTCGCCCCTCCTCGACTTTATCTCATCTATGATATGTTACCTTCGAGATTCgcaataacaatttttttaaaaaaaaattgttcatcCGATAAAAAGTTATTTTCGCCTCTCTTAATTGAATATCCTGGCTCCGTCCTTGCCTAGATCGCACACCCCATATTGTtgtaataagaaaatattaaaataaaagaaataagttttattcgtatttatattaaattgttaatctcaataataattatattgggGGGAAATGGGTATGTAACAATCCCATAAGTTTAGTAAAGTAACAACGATAAAAACATTTCCATATATGTAGAAAAGATTATTACTTTGAGCAAATCACAGAATTTATTCTTCCCACGGAACATCTTTCTTTGATAATAACTAGAGGATTCTAAGGACTTCGATTAATCAAGTAGAAAGATACATCGATCGTCTCACTCTCTCAGTTTAGGTTTAtccaaattttcgattttcttaCAATTTTTCGTATATATATGTGTACGTGCACGCATGcatatacaaaaaaaatgtaattatttCCTCATTTTTTCTGAATgtaaattactttttattcgACATGTTTTTTGGTGCtaattaaattttgtataaaaaaatagacattttattaaaattaagaacTTTAG includes these proteins:
- the LOC140975794 gene encoding transcription factor bHLH68-like isoform X1 gives rise to the protein MMAGNPNWWSMNGMHPQFSQFVYGSNISSVSSNPSESDHHHPEQDFPVRSWSQLLLGGLSGNEEENRFAGSLFLQQKKLENWEDQVLNLNPTFTRDCAINLDVKQEVSQANSCHLFPGHLDYDHFQANNSQTSNSSWAHHQVMPVSSPTSCITNLSNSLLNFSGGKGSAATTEGKNNRHNQEHSSECNSTGTGGVSKKARVQQSSSQPALKVRKEKLGDRITALHQIVSPFGKTDTASVLSEAIGYIRFLQSQIEALSSPYMRSTSGNTSQHCASNLRMVQERNCLFHEEPSQESQDLGGLKDLRSRGLCLVSISCTQHVGNDNIIGADYWAPPPPALGGGF
- the LOC140975794 gene encoding transcription factor bHLH68-like isoform X2; translated protein: MMAGNPNWWSMNGMHPQFSQFVYGSNISSVSSNPSESDHHHPEQDFPVRSWSQLLLGGLSGNEEENRFAGSLFLQQKKLENWEDQVLNLNPTFTRDCAINLDVKQEVSQANSCHLFPGHLDYDHFQANNSQTSNSSWAHHQVMPVSSPTSCITNLSNSLLNFSGGKGSAATTEGKNNRHNQEHSSECNSTGTGGVSKKARVQQSSSQPALKVRKEKLGDRITALHQIVSPFGKTDTASVLSEAIGYIRFLQSQIEALSSPYMRSTSGNTSQHCASNLRMESQDLGGLKDLRSRGLCLVSISCTQHVGNDNIIGADYWAPPPPALGGGF